TTACTTAAGTATCATAATGcacttaatgttggagattatttcatgatatagatTAGACCTGAACGGTGTTCTTTGAAAACCGATCATAAATTGTAAGTAAGTAGTGCtagaccattcaaagtgttgcaaatgattaaatcaaataattatgtaattaaattaccATTGAACTTTGATATTAACTCTACTTTTTACATGAAAGAcctcaatatttataaaatacaacctATCCCTGATGTTTCTTTTAATACCCCTACCTCATTATCCATATCTTTGGCACATaaggaacatattaatgctactttgaatgcacaaattgTTTTTACCGGGGATGGTGAACTTCGGTAAATCCCAGTAAATGGGCTCGACAACCGGATTCAAACTATACTTGGATTATTAGAGAGACATTACAATAgcttgattcttattttttagagcGTTATCGGAGTCGCCTTGACTTATACTCAATGAGGTCGAGTTCTTCCAACCCCGAGAGAATTGGCGGGGACACCAAACCTAAAATATTATCTATgcatgatcatagacgatgaaGTATAGCCCAACAATTGAGAgattgggctttaacttatgtttttgagtttaatttatatggaattttagttgaggtttattaatttgactttatttattgggtttgatttaattattgttggatattttatttagtggacCATAAGCCCAATCACTTGTTCTAGTTAAGGTTTTAGTATTaataccctacttttctaaatgttaaatagttttttatgattaataaaaatattacagacTTTACATATTTCTAaccctctttcttcttttctctaactttcttctttctttaaagttttttcttttcttgctttaatttttattatttattgtcctGCATCTAGACACCATGACTAAAGTATAAAGCTATATGGAGTatataattgattgattaatcATATGATTGCATGTACAGAAGCAAACGCAGAAAAGCTAGTTTGCGGTCCGTAAGAATCTTGCATATGATGTCATAATTCACAGAATGAACACCGTCATCGtgtcaaaagaaaacaacaataatcaCAAAAGACTGCAATTTATGAAGATGATCAAAGCTGTAGAAAATTCATCTACAAGTAGGACTGTCGATGCATATCGATATTCAGCATGCAGATAGCACTTGCTGAATTACAGAATCAGAACCGATAAAGAGGCCATCACCTAGTTATGGCCAAACTAAAATAGAGTCGAAGGAGGATGAATTTAGGACAGTCATGTCTTTCAGCATCTTTACATGAAACTCCTGCCACCTGGAGGTTGAAATCCAAGATTTCTTTCCATTGCacaaaagtctaaaaaaaaaaatccattcctAATGATGTACATTGGAAGAGAAGTATGATCGACTTAGATGCTTGGGATGGATTTTGCTCGAATGAATTGTTTGAGAATAGCTTTCTCATCATCAATGCGCTTTCTCTCTTCTGAATCTTTTGGtttgacttttcttttttcttccaaaatccACTTGAATAGTTCACGCTGCTGATCTTCTCGAATAGGTTCACATAGCTTCACTACTTCAGAAATGGTAGGTGATGGTATGGGTGTCTCAGAAACTGGCGGCACGGTTGTACTAGGAGTGGATGAGGGAATTTTGCTTGGAACTTCCTCCTCTTGGACTGTATCCTTTTTCTTCGTTCTCATGAACAAGTAAGctgcaaaaattacattaaccTCACTCAGTCCacgaaaagaaaaggcaaagcaCGATCCTGAGAACTACTAGTCAAGCAATTTAGCTGGAAATTTGAACTACATGACCATCCCTGTCCCACAAATCTAACATTTACACAAAGAAGTCGCTCCAGATGTTGCAGCTAGTAACCATATACATGTAGAAATATTATTCCAAGCATAGACTACCAAGGGTACAGAACAGATCAACAAACTACATCTAAACACCAATTTTGGGTGATGGTTGTGAGAGCGTGTACGAGATGATTTCACTTGTCCCCCATCATCATAAAGCTCTCATGGGTAACAATCACTCCATACTCCCTGCTTGGTGCAACATCGCATCTGATGATACTCCCAACCAAGGCATCCATGAAGTGTGCACCTAAAAGAATTGTCATGAGAGGTGCTAGTGCACTGCCTACTGCTTAGTAGTTGATGACAAGTTCTGTAACTATATGTAGTTGATCAAATCCAATGTCAAAGGATTGCTTTTGATGCTAGTAATGCTGTCAGTTAATAAACCATGAAAAAGAACTCAAGGACAGCTTTAGAGCCCGTTTGGAAACGCAGGCCAACCCGTGtttccaaaaaattcaattttttttttttttgctaaaaattaatttttttatatgttttggatttttttgatgcgttgatctcaaaaatgatttttaaaaaatataaaaaatatcattttgatacatttcggcatgaaaaacactttaaaaaacaactgcgaCCACACTCCCAAATAGGTAGAATCCATCATGTGGTTTCTACTTTGAtctttaaaagaagaaaaaaaaaatcatactttATCACTCATCTCGGAATTTCTACAGCATATAACCAAGAAACAATTATCAATGGAGAACATTAATCACATAGCTCcaaatgtttatatccaaggaGGATTTGAGAATTCAATACTAGTGTGCAGAAaggttttgaatgtttttatcCCCAATAAGACGTAAAGATTATACTAGAACCATCAAAACATAAGAAGAAATGTGTAATGTGAAGTACAGCCTTAACACAGAATCTCCAACATGGATGATTCACTAGGCAATGTACATAAATTTGATTGGACTATATTACCTTCAACCATCACGGTAGCACATACAATATCCACCCACCCATTCATGTCAAGTCCAAAAAGGGTGCTTAACAAATTTATGAGTAATGTGACATCTAAACCAACTCATTAGTTTGATCTTTCAAAAAGAACTGATAACTATACTGAATTggaatggattaaaaaaaattcctatttACCATTGTAGCTAGAATTTCC
This genomic interval from Populus alba chromosome 1, ASM523922v2, whole genome shotgun sequence contains the following:
- the LOC118040885 gene encoding uncharacterized protein isoform X2, whose product is MKAEEEGGLKLFTNKPKKAQLKAKDLSSPTTATGTSSSSSSSSAAAAASYKMGSQSTAPPPPPQPPKESFARRYKFLWPLILTVNLSVGAYLFMRTKKKDTVQEEEVPSKIPSSTPSTTVPPVSETPIPSPTISEVVKLCEPIREDQQRELFKWILEEKRKVKPKDSEERKRIDDEKAILKQFIRAKSIPSI